The Cryptococcus gattii WM276 chromosome B, complete sequence genome has a segment encoding these proteins:
- a CDS encoding Alpha,alpha-trehalase, putative (Similar to TIGR gene model, INSD accession AAW41560.1), with protein MSSLPLEKAKLPIPKNLLFIENEVPPSTTPSQATTPTDQELDPFAHAGDKAELLSQALRESQAPKKPMSPPNGAPRLGKIGQLETRLPDINAEPSEYYGGAQVSSRARTFSNVGVEGEFKRRSMQIGGEKISRNRRFSHDESTPSAPRRYLIDVEETMRLVLEQEDTDNNFQISIYDSGPKLLSLGTASSNAHKTFDIRGTYMLSNLLQELALARDYGRKRIVLDEARLAENPVDRLSRMIKNSFWNSLTRRVDAEGLEIACADPKNRSQHMRARIYIPYGEDEMAEHYRQIAREKPNLKLEVDILPKECDSPAFVKTLNDKPGILALAMDKKVDANGKTHLEALPFVVPGARFNEKYGWDSYFMALGLLVDGRIDLAKSIVEHCIFEIKYYNKVLNGNRSYYLCRSQPPFLTDFALQIYNQLDRSKPDENKAWLKRTIQAAIKEYHRYWMQEPSLDLVTGLSRYRPSGLGIPPETEASHFTHILHPYALKIGISVNEYIDGYNDGTIKEPELDEYFLHDRGVRESGHDTSYRLDRKCADLATVDLNSLLYKYEFDIASAIQVAFDDELILDEEFELSPWPITAEAFKAGAPRQLSTKTPQTSRHWFERAARRKATMDELCWNDGQGMYFDYDTKLRKQTRYESVTTLWPLWAGSASEEQALKLVRNALPKFEVAGGLVSGTEESRGVISLDRPNRQWDYPYGWPPHQIMAWVGLERYGFVDDASRLAYRWIYMMTLSFMDFNGIVPEKFDVVELSHMVDAEYGNQGTDFRYVPREGFGWMNAAYQIGLQCLSTGMRRAVAACVPPWVFFNLPAPDFTSARRRRAEREARDAEAAASGHGGAPKNEVHNDPPSLEQAIASLKLELTAPYSKSVKK; from the exons ATGTCTTCCCTGCCCCTTGAGAAGGCCAAG CTGCCGATCCCAAAGAATCTTCTTTTCATCGAAAATGAAGTTCCACCGTCCACCACCCCTTCCCAAGCGACTACTCCTACAGACCAAGAACTGGACCCTTTTGCCCATGCCGGCGATAAGGCGGAACTTCTCTCCCAAGCCCTTCGCGAGAGTCAAGCCCCTAAAAAGCCAATGAGCCCACCCAATGGTGCTCCAAGGCTGGGCAAAATTGGACAGCTTGAGACAAGATTGCCAGATATCAATGCGGAACCTAGTGAGTATTACGGCGGAGCACAGGTCTCCAGTAGGGCGCGAACATTCAGCAAT GTCGGCGTCGAGGGTGAATTTAAGCGTCGGTCTATGCAAATCGGCGGTGAGAAGATCTCTAGGAATCGCCGATTTTCACATG atgagagtACCCCATCTGCTCCCAGGCGCTATTTAATTGATGTCGAGGAAACAATGAGACTTGTGTTGGAGCAAGAAGACACGGATAACAA CTTCCAAATTTCTATCTATGATTCGGGTCCCAAACTTCTCTCATTGGGTACGGCTAGTTCTAATGCCCATAAAACCTTTGATATCCGA GGTACATATATGTTATCGAACCTTCTTCAGGAACTCGCGCTCGCCCGAGACTATGGGCGCAAGCGCATTGTCTTGGACGAAGCCCGTCTTGCCGAGAATCCTGTAGACCGTCTCTCTAGAATGATCAAAAACTCATTCTGGAACAGCCTCACACGACGCGTCGACGCAGAGGGTCTTGAGATTGCGTGCGCTGATCCCAAGAATCGAAGCCAACACATGCGAGCTAGGATTTATATCCCATatggagaggatgaaatGGCCGAGCATTACCGTCAAAT AGCGAGAGAAAAGCCCAACTTGAAACTAGAGGTCGATATCCTTCCCAAAGAATGTGACAGCCCAGCTTTTGTCAAGACTCTCAACGATAAACCAGGCATTCTTGCTCTTGCAATGGATAAAAAGGTCGACGCAAACGGCAAAACTCACCTAGAGGCTCTGCCATTTGTCGTTCCCGGTGCAAGGTTCAATGAAAAGTATGGTTGGGATAGC TACTTTATGGCCCTCGGTCTCTTGGTAGATGGTCGGATCGACTTGGCCAAGAGTATTGTCGAGCACTGTATTTTCGAAATCAAATATTACAACAAGGTTCTCAATGGCAACCGATCCTACTATCTCTGTCGATCTCAGCCCCCTTTCCTTACAGACTTTGCCCTTCAAATCTACAATCAACTTGATCGCAGCAAGCCAGACGAAAACAAGGCTTGGCTCAAGCGCACCATTCAGGCTGCTATCAAAGAGTATCACCGGTACTGGATGCAAGAGCCCTCCCTCGATCTTGTCACTGGCTTATCTCGCTACCGCCCTTCTGGCCTAGGTATTCCCCCTGAGACTGAAGCCAGTCATTTCACCCACATCCTTCATCCATATGCCCTGAAGATTGGGATCTCTGTCAATGAGTACATTGATGGCTACAACGACGGCACAATCAAAGAACCTGAGCTCGACGAGTATTTCCTGCATGACCGAGGAGTACGAGAGTCGGGACATGATACCTCGTACAGGCTTGACAGAAAGTGTGCAGACTTGGCGACTGTTGATTTGAACTCCCTCTTGTACAAG TACGAGTTCGATATTGCTTCAGCTATCCAAGTGGCCTTTGACGATGAACTCATTCTGGATGAAGAGTTTGAATTGTCTCCCTGGCCTATCACGGCTGAAGCCTTCAAGGCCGGTGCTCCTCGCCAGCTCTCGACCAAAACTCCTCAGACAAGCAGGCACTGGTTTGAGCGGGCGGCTCGACGCAAGGCAACCATGGATGAACTTTGCTGGAATGATGGACAGGGAATGTACTTTGACTATGACACCAAGCTCAGGAAGCAAACCCGATATGAGTCCGTTACTACGCTCTGGCCTTTGTGGGCAGGCTCTGCTTCGGAGGAACAAGCTTTGAAGCTTGT TCGCAACGCGTTACCCAAATTCGAAGTCGCTGGTGGTCTTGTATCTGGAACTGAAGAATCCCGTGGCGTGATCTCGTTGGACCGACCTAATCGTCAATGGG ACTACCCTTACGGCTGGCCGCCTCATCAGATTATGGCATGGGTCGGACTTGAACGTTACGGATTTGTAGACGATGCATCCAGGCTGGCGTACAGGTGGATCTATAT GATGACTCTATCGTTCATGGATTTCAATGGTATCGTTCCGGAGAAGTTTGACGTTGTCGAGCTTAGCCATATGGTAGATGCCGAGTA TGGCAACCAAGGTACTGATTTCCGATATGTGCCGAGAGAAGGTTTCGGGTGGATGAACGCTGCCTATCAAATCGGTCTCCAATGCCTGTCAACAGGTATGAGACGAGCCGTTGCTGCCTGTGTACCC CCTTGGGTTTTCTTCAACCTTCCTGCGCCGGACTTCACATCTGCCAGAAGGCGACGTGCCGAACGGGAAGCCCGGGATGCCGAAGCAGCCGCATCCGGCCATGGTGGTGCACCAAAGAACGAAGTCCATAATGATCCTCCCTCCCTTGAACAGGCCATCGCCAGCCTCAAACTGGAATTAACTGCTCCGTATTCGAAATCGGTCAAGAAATAA